The following proteins are co-located in the Pseudomonadota bacterium genome:
- a CDS encoding Nif11-like leader peptide family natural product precursor, which yields MIWAGRERLMSVADAEKFVDKLESDPAFGHEFQEAESWDDALRLIREAGLDFTEDEFRAAILARTDLAGDESGDENPLLRAHW from the coding sequence ATGATCTGGGCAGGGAGGGAACGTCTCATGTCGGTGGCTGATGCCGAGAAGTTCGTTGACAAGCTCGAGTCTGATCCTGCGTTCGGGCACGAGTTCCAGGAGGCCGAATCGTGGGATGACGCATTGCGGCTCATCCGCGAGGCCGGACTCGATTTCACCGAAGACGAGTTCCGCGCCGCCATACTGGCTCGCACCGACCTCGCCGGTGACGAGAGCGGTGACGAGAACCCGCTGCTGCGCGCCCACTGGTAG